The following are from one region of the Alicyclobacillus fastidiosus genome:
- the rpsS gene encoding 30S ribosomal protein S19 — protein MTRSLKKGPFCDDHLMKKVESQNAAGDKKVIKTWSRRSTIFPQFVGHTFAVHDGRKHVPVYVSEDMVGHKLGEFVPTRTFKGHAGDEKSSRSR, from the coding sequence TTGACTCGTAGCTTAAAGAAGGGTCCGTTTTGTGACGATCACCTGATGAAGAAGGTTGAATCTCAAAACGCCGCTGGTGATAAGAAGGTCATCAAGACCTGGTCTCGCCGTTCGACCATCTTCCCGCAGTTCGTAGGTCACACGTTCGCGGTGCACGACGGCCGCAAACACGTGCCGGTATACGTGAGCGAGGATATGGTTGGGCACAAGCTCGGCGAATTCGTTCCAACTCGCACGTTCAAAGGACACGCCGGAGATGAGAAGTCATCCCGTTCTCGGTAA
- the rplB gene encoding 50S ribosomal protein L2, producing the protein MAVKKYRPTSPGRRFMSVSAFDEITTDTPEKSLLAPLKNRAGRNHQGKITVRHHGGGHKRQYRIIDFKRNKDGIPAKVATVEYDPNRSARIALLHYADGEKRYIIAPHGLKVGDVIHSGTDVDIRVGNTLPLANIPVGTVVHNIELKPGKGGQIARAAGASAQLMAREGVYATLRLSSGEVRRVRIECRATVGQVGNLDHENINIGKAGRSRWMRRRPTVRGSVMNPVDHPHGGGEGRAPIGRKSPMSPWGKPTLGKKTRKKNHPTDKYIVRRRTK; encoded by the coding sequence GTGGCTGTGAAGAAGTATCGCCCGACATCGCCGGGCCGCCGCTTCATGTCTGTCTCTGCTTTCGACGAGATCACGACAGACACGCCTGAAAAGTCCCTGCTTGCGCCACTGAAGAACCGTGCTGGCCGCAACCACCAGGGCAAAATTACCGTTCGTCACCACGGCGGCGGACACAAGCGTCAATATCGCATTATCGACTTTAAGCGCAACAAGGATGGGATTCCGGCAAAGGTCGCGACCGTCGAGTACGATCCAAACCGCTCTGCTCGCATTGCGCTCTTGCACTATGCGGATGGCGAGAAGCGTTATATCATCGCTCCTCATGGTTTGAAAGTCGGTGACGTGATTCATTCTGGTACTGATGTGGACATCCGCGTTGGCAACACGTTGCCACTGGCGAATATCCCAGTCGGTACGGTGGTTCACAACATCGAGTTGAAGCCTGGCAAAGGTGGACAAATCGCTCGTGCCGCTGGTGCTTCTGCACAATTGATGGCGCGCGAAGGTGTCTACGCTACGCTTCGCCTGTCCTCTGGTGAAGTTCGCCGCGTGCGCATCGAGTGCCGTGCAACGGTCGGTCAAGTAGGTAACCTTGATCACGAGAACATCAACATTGGTAAAGCGGGTCGCAGCCGTTGGATGCGCCGTCGTCCGACTGTCCGCGGTTCCGTCATGAACCCTGTGGATCACCCGCATGGTGGTGGCGAAGGGCGTGCGCCAATTGGCCGCAAGTCTCCTATGTCGCCTTGGGGCAAGCCAACGTTGGGTAAAAAGACGCGTAAGAAGAACCACCCGACGGATAAGTACATCGTTCGTCGCCGTACGAAGTAA
- the rplW gene encoding 50S ribosomal protein L23 — MDPRDLIKRPVITERSSELMEENKYVFEVDPRANKVEIRKAIEKLFDVKVEQVHTMNQTGKQKRVGRHVGRTSDRKKAIVKLAADSKQIDFFGEA; from the coding sequence ATGGATCCGCGGGACCTCATTAAACGCCCTGTCATCACGGAACGTTCCAGTGAGTTGATGGAAGAGAACAAGTACGTATTCGAGGTTGACCCTCGTGCGAATAAGGTTGAGATCCGCAAGGCCATCGAGAAACTGTTCGACGTGAAAGTGGAACAGGTGCACACGATGAACCAAACGGGTAAGCAAAAGCGCGTTGGCCGTCACGTTGGACGCACGTCCGACCGCAAAAAAGCCATTGTCAAACTTGCAGCTGACTCGAAGCAGATCGACTTTTTCGGCGAGGCGTAA